A stretch of Triticum aestivum cultivar Chinese Spring chromosome 1D, IWGSC CS RefSeq v2.1, whole genome shotgun sequence DNA encodes these proteins:
- the LOC123183083 gene encoding dnaJ homolog subfamily B member 4 — protein MGLDYYKILGVDKAASDDDLKKAYRKLAMKWHPDKNPTNKKEAESKFKQISEAYEVLSDSQKRAVYDQYGEEGLKGQVPPPGAGGGAGGPAGATFFSTGADGPTAFRFNPRNAEDIFAEFFGSSSPFGGMGGMGGGGHGMPSGGIRFSPSMFGGGGDHTFTQTFGGGGQGYPGMFGGGAPVKAAPIERKLPCSLEELYKGTTKKMKISREIADASGKTIPVEEILTIDVKPGWKKGTKITFPEKGNEQPHTIAADLVFIIDEKPHPVYTRDGNDLVATQKIPLAEALTGYTVHLTTLDGRSLTVPISSVIHPGYEEVVRGEGMPIPKDPSRKGNLRVKFDIKFPARLTADQKSGVKRLLGQ, from the exons ATGGGGCTGGACTACTACAAGATCCTGGGGGTGGACAAGGCGGCGAGCGACGACGACCTCAAGAAGGCCTACCGCAAGCTCGCCATGAAGTGGCACCCCGACAAGAACCCCACCAACAAGAAGGAGGCCGAGAGCAAGTTCAAGCAGATCTCCGAGGCATACGAG GTGCTGAGCGACTCGCAGAAGCGGGCGGTCTACGACCAGTACGGCGAGGAGGGGCTCAAGGGCCAGGTGCCGCCGccgggggccggcggcggcgcgggcgggccggcgggcGCCACCTTCTTCTCCACGGGGGCCGACGGGCCCACGGCGTTCCGCTTCAACCCGCGCAACGCCGAGGACATCTTCGCCGAGTTCTTCGGCTCCTCCAGCCCCTTCGGCGGGATGGGGGGCATGGGGGGAGGAGGCCACGGCATGCCGTCCGGCGGCATCCGGTTCTCGCCGTCCatgttcggcggcggcggcgaccataCCTTCACCCAGACGTTCGGCGGGGGCGGCCAAGGGTACCCCGGGATGTTCGGCGGCGGCGCGCCGGTCAAGGCGGCGCCCATCGAGAGGAAGCTGCCATGCTCCCTCGAGGAGCTCTACAAGGGGACcaccaagaagatgaagatctCCAGGGAAATCGCCGATGCCAGCGG GAAGACGATCCCGGTGGAGGAGATCCTGACGATCGACGTGAAGCCGGGGTGGAAGAAGGGCACCAAAATCACCTTCCCGGAGAAGGGCAATGAGCAGCCCCACACGATCGCGGCGGACCTGGTCTTCATCATCGACGAGAAGCCGCACCCGGTGTACACCCGGGACGGCAACGACCTGGTGGCGACGCAGAAGATACCGCTGGCAGAGGCCCTGACGGGGTACACGGTGCACCTGACGACGCTGGACGGGCGCAGCCTGACGGTGCCCATCAGCTCGGTGATCCACCCGGGGTATGAGGAGGTGGTGCGCGGCGAGGGCATGCCGATCCCCAAGGACCCGTCCAGGAAGGGCAACCTGCGGGTCAAGTTCGACATCAAGTTCCCCGCCAGGCTCACCGCCGACCAGAAGTCCGGCGTCAAGAGGCTCCTGGGGCAGTAG
- the LOC123183082 gene encoding protein DEHYDRATION-INDUCED 19, protein MDSEHWISRLAAAKRFYAAQLGHADRAGMDELDMDGDENAGRPDFACPYCYEDHDVASLVAHLEEDHPFEPHAAPCPICSEKVSKDMLNHITMQHGYLFKNRRRLRRFAVPGSQSLSLLSRDLREAHLQVLLGGGGHRSSNNNATNISADPLLSSFGLSFPTLDAEETSKLSTPAQSDVPVLKETAARPWRSSIDSSLTREEREQASVRAMFVQDLLLSTLFRDQ, encoded by the exons ATGGACTCGGAGCACTGGATCTCGCGCCTGGCCGCCGCCAAGCGATTCTACGCGGCGCAGCTCGGCCACGCCG ATCGGGCGGGGATGGACGAGCTGGACATGGACGGCGACGAGAACGCGGGCAGGCCCGACTTCGCCTGCCCCTACTGCTACGAGGACCACGACGTCGCCTCCCTCGTCGCGCACCTCGAGGAGGACCACCCCTTCGAGCCCCACGCCGCG CCTTGCCCTATCTGCTCCGAAAAGGTTTCTAAAGACATGCTTAACCATATCACCATGCAACATGGGTACTTGTTCAAG AATCGCCGCAGGTTGCGCAGATTTGCTGTTCCAGGCAGCCAGTCGCTCTCTCTGCTGAGCCGGGATCTACGTGAAGCCCATTTGCAGGTGCTTCTGGGAGGTGGTGGACATAGGTCGAGCAACAATAATGCCACAAATATTTCAGCTGATCCTCTTCTGTCATCATTTGGCCTTAGCTTCCCAACATTAGATGCTGAGGAAACATCAAAATTGTCTACTCCTGCTCAGAGTGATGTACCAGTGCTAAAAGAGACAGCTGCTCGGCCGTGGCGGTCAAG TATTGACTCGTCGCTCACAAGGGAAGAAAGGGAGCAAGCCAGCGTGAGAGCGATGTTTGTGCAAGACCTGCTGCTCTCCACCCTATTCAGAGACCAATAA
- the LOC123160926 gene encoding dnaJ homolog subfamily B member 4-like codes for MQRGRRHGERAARQPGAGGGVSLLGDDFFDLFDSAGFEDDDLFGSPRSSPSALGSVLGGERPVKAAPIEHKLPCTMEELYAGTTRRMKITRLVADADASGTGGTVPAEDIVTIEVKPGWKKGTRITFPERGNERPNTVPADVVFVVDEKPHLVFARDSDDLVATCRAPLAGRAMHLTALDGRGLTVPVSRSAVRPGCEVVVRGEGMPVPRKPSRRGDVRVRFDGN; via the exons ATGCAGCGCGGTCGGCGGCACGGCGAGAGGGCAGCGCGGCAACCGGGGGCAGGCGGCGGCGTGTCGTTATTGGGGGACGATTTCTTCGATCTGTTCGACTCCGCCGGATTCGAGGACGACGATCTCTTTGGCTCGCCCAGGTCCAGCCCGTCGGCACTCGGCTCGGTGCTCGGCGGCGAGAGGCCGGTGAAGGCGGCGCCGATAGAGCACAAGCTGCCGTGCACCATGGAAGAGCTTTACGCGGGGACAACCAGGAGGATGAAGATCACCAGGCTCGTCGCCGACGCCGACGCCAGTGGCACCGG GGGAACGGTCCCGGCAGAGGACATCGTGACGATCGAGGTGAAGCCGGGGTGGAAGAAGGGCACGAGGATCACCTTCCCGGAGCGGGGGAACGAGCGGCCCAACACGGTCCCGGCCGACGTGGTCTTCGTCGTCGACGAGAAGCCGCACCTGGTGTTCGCCCGGGACAGCGACGACCTCGTCGCGACGTGCAGGGCGCCCCTGGCCGGGCGCGCCATGCACCTGACGGCGCTCGACGGGCGCGGCCTCACGGTGCCCGTCAGCAGGTCGGCGGTCCGCCCGGGGTGCGAGGTGGTGGTCCGCGGCGAGGGCATGCCCGTCCCCAGGAAGCCGTCCAGGAGGGGCGACGTGCGGGTGAGGTTCGACGGCAACTAA